GGTGCATCATCAGCAAGGGCAGGAGTTACAAAAGGAAGTGTGATTTAGCAGTTATGTGTCTGCTGCGGTAGATAAGATAGGTGCTTGATAATTCAGAACATTCAGTTTACATAAAATCAAAGTAATCTTAGCAAAAGGAGAAATAACCAAAGGAACCTTAGAGAAATTACAGGTTTCTGACTCAAGACAATataggaataaaaatttttttcaatggcATTTAAACAACTGTGCAGGCAGTCTTAGGAAGCTGTGTACCATTGAGgatattttttgcatttataatCACTAGTAAGCCAAAGACTGAGTTCTtatattctcttcctttttaagtGGGTGACACACATCTTGTGTTAGGGGCCAGTTCTGTATATTTTGTGTCAGACAGTAGAGACGAGGCACTAACTAAATCTGTAGCACTGGTGTAAACACTGAGCACTGACTGACTTTCCTCTGTTGGAATAtgaattctgattttgagagtattttgtaaatgaaattatacaactTTCAAAAACCATTCATTCCATCCCTAAAAATATACTTACCATAAATGCCTATACACTTTGGTCCTGGAAAAATCTAGTTATCATACTTTGAATTCCTCAAGTAACCCTTTTCTTTGCATTTAAGGTTTTATAAGAGCCTGTCACACTTCTTCCCTCAGTTGCTTGAGCCAGTAGCTAGGGTTCTGCTCTTTTTTGGGCTGCTGTCCATAATCATGCATATTGTCATAGTGTGGCGTATCAGTATGTTAAATACTTCTAAATGGTCTTGAGTATATGAGGTTTGGAAAAGGAAAGTGCAGTCTGTCAGACCAAGTAGGTTTCTAAACCTTTTTTCAGCCTTGAAACCCTTTTGTCCCATAAAGTCGAGAGGAAGTCCTACtgtataaatagataaaaatcccCTATTTTTCCGTCTCTTTCTTTGAAACAGTGTGCATTTGGGCTTTGTAGAGCTTACACAACTTCTCCAGGGTCACACAAAACCATTGATAGAGCGAAAGATCTGGACTGACAGTTTTCCTGGTGGTTCTGTAATTGACTTCACTTGCTTGCCTTtccaatagtgaaaaggaagaagaTGATAGTGAAAAAAGAGAAGATCCAAGTGATAACTGGGaagaaggtggaggtggtggtggtggagcagAAAAATCTTCAGGTCCCTGGAATAAAACAGCTCCAGTACAAGCACCTGCTGCTCCTGTAGttggtaattttaatatttcattttcatgaagaTGTCTACTTATGTATAATTTGTATGTAGTCAGCTTTCAATTAAATACATCATTGTGGTGGGCTGAGCAGGGCTGCTTTCCATTTCTGGGAGGTTTATATACACATGTTTAAGGACTTTGACATCCAAAGGAATTTTGAAGGTAAGATACATGCTTTTATGTAGGCTGGTTAAATTTATATGTAAACTAACTTGCCAAATTTAAATACTTAAGCATGTATCAGTTTTGGGCAGCTGACTAAGGAGTATTGGCTACCTGTGTTTGTCCCTTTTTCCCCATTCCCCATTATACTATCTTGAAGCAAGAGTTCTTAGGTGGAttttatcaccccaaaaggaTAAAAAGTGAAATCTTAGATCTTACAGTGGTTTAATGGCCCATCAGAGGGCCAGAGTATGTAAACAGGTGCACAGTGTCTGTGGTATTAACATTTCTTGGGGTCAGGGCAGGCAGTggtgattagaaaaaaatatattttaaaaggcttttttttttttttttggtgacagtcagtgagagggacagacagacaggaagggagagagatgagaagcaccaattctttgttgcagtaccttagttcattgattgctttttcatatgtgccttgactggggggctacagcagaccgagtgaccccttgctcgagccagcgaccttgggctcaagctggtgagctttgctcatatcagatgagcccacactcaaactggcgacctctgggtttcgaacctagatcttctgtgtcccagtctgacgctctagccactgcaccaccacctggtcaggttaaaagGCTTTTAAAGGAGGGGGATAATGAAAAAAAGTTTGAGAGAGgaattttcaacccttttcaccTCGTGGCACATAAATTAATGACTAAAATTATGCAGAAcaccaaaaatgtattttttgctgatctacaaaaaaaataggtataattttgattcattcacaccgaaTAGctattgtgttagctgttgtcttttttttttatttggcagttgaagggaaaagaggtcaatgcccctgaAAAAATAGatagtgcatgttttaaaatttctcgtggcacactggttgaaaatcactacttTAATATAgacccattatttttatacagaataatatgaagaaaaataaccccAAATCTTACTGTCCAGAGATCACATAACTACCATGTCACTATTTTTGCATCCTTTCTAACCTTTGCTATATGTATGTTTttccatttaacttttttttttttttactgcatcaGTTGGTGATCCCTGATGCTCTCTGCATTGCTAAATCCATTGGCCAAGTGTCAGTCCTCCTCTGATCTGCCCCCTCAGCAGTGTTGAACATGCTCTTCTGTCGGTTTACAGGACACTGAGTTCCGCCACCTTGTTTGCTGGTTCTCAGTCTCCCTGGCAGTCTCTACATGCCAGACCTGTGAATTGACATGAGCTCAGAGCTCTCCTGAACTCCAGACATGTATCTTCACTGCCTGCCCAGGGTCTCCATACCAACATGTCTAAAGCTGAACTCATGTCTGCTGAACCAGCCCCCAGCCTTTCTCCTCTCAGTGCTAGGCCCAGCGTCTTTCCGTCACGTAGGCCACAAACTTTGGAGTCATCTTTGATGTATTTCTCTTGCTCCAAACCTAAATCTAATCTATCCTTAAATTCTTTATGGCTtacattcaaaataaattcaGACTGTTTATATGACTGGTTTTGAATCTCAGTTTGTTATATGGATTACTGAGATAGTTTCTTATCTGGTCTGTTTCTCCACATACACTCTTCCCAACACAACCAGCAGCAAGAGTGATCTTTCCAGATAAGGTGGAGCATGTCCAATGCTATTTGTAAACCTCTGCCAGCATCCCCTCTACTCAGAATAGAAATCAAAGTTCTGAGTGTCTTGTAAGGCCGTAGTCACCTGCCTGTGATCCTTCTTTCTCACTTTGTCTTTCCATTAATCTGAACTTGCTCACTGGGCTATGCAGGCCCTTTGTACTGGTGTTTTCGGCCTggaattctcttttctttatattgGGAATTGGTTAGTTTCCTTTATAAAGGGCCAAACAGTAAATAATTTAGGCTTTGAGGGCCCTACAGACTGTTCCAGTTACTCGGCTCTGCTGTGTGGCACAAACTCACCCATACGCACAGTGTACATCCAACGAGTGTAGTTTTGTTCCAGTAAAACATTACTTAGAAAATTAGTTGTTGGACCGGATTTGGGTTGTTTGCCAGCTCTAGATATACTTGCCTCCCACACCACCTTGCCTGTAGTATGCTCCCTTGCAAACCCTTCTCTACCTTAATTTCTGGTATGGCCCCTATTTCGGTTCCTCCCCCTACAATAGCACTGTCCAATAGTACCTTATGCAGTGAGACTAGCACTACCTCGTATTGTAGCCACTCGCTACATGTGGCTATTAAGTACTTAAAATGTGGCTAATGCGGTGGGGGGGAGACGAAATTGTAATTTTATTTCGTTTTAAATAGCCACAGGTGGCCTAGTGGCCAGAATACATGTTTGTTAAGGTGGcagaggtttttattttgttaacctTGTGTCTCCACTGTGTAGTTTAGGACATCACCTGACACACAGCTGGTGCTCAGTACTTAGTGAATGCATGTTGCATTAGAACTTTGCCCATGTAATTAACAACTATGAAACAGTAAGCTCTTACAGAAGTAGTCAAATTGGCTGCATTGTATTTCAGCTAATAAATGAtggtgtaaatatttatttaaaatgaatttttagataaatggaatgtatataaaatgtaaattcatATTGAGAATGAGGGAAAATGGTATATAAGGAGAAGTCTAGAAGGCCCTGTCCCCAAAATGTTAGACTTTGTGGAAGACTTTGGGCTGCTCAGCTGCTTAATTTTTCCTATTTACCtatgttttataagaaaattaaaaaagagcctgaccaggtagtgtcagactgggatgctgaggacccaggtttgagaccccgtgggctcatctggcttgagcccaaggttgctggcttgagcagggggtcactcgctctgctgcagcccccccagtcaaggcacatatgagaaagcaatcaacgaacaactaaggagctgcaacgaagaattgatgcttctcatctctctcccttcctgtctattcctatctgtcctctctctgtctttctgtctctgtcaccaaaaaaaataaaaagatgcctgacctgtggcggcacagtggataaagcgtcaacctggaaatgctgaggttgccggttcaaaaccctgggcttgcctggtcaaggcacatatgggagttgatgcttcctgctccttcccccttctctctctccctcccctctctataatgaataaataaaatcttttaaataaataaataaataaaaagataaagaacctTAACAGAAAACCCATTGATTATATGGAAGACAGTTAATTCATTAAGGATATTGAAtagtttatatttacttttttattatctttagaattaaaaataaatgataggcattttattaaattaaataagttctttatacatgGCATCTTATGTAATCTATTATTTAGGCAAAGAAGGGATTACCCACATTTACTGATAGGTAAACTGAGGACTAAAATGGTCATATTCTGAAAGGCAGTTCTTGATGAGGCCTGTCTCTCCTATTTCCAGTAAGTTGACTTAATAGAACTAATTTACATAGATAAAGGATATGGAAGAGAAGTTAGACTACCCTAGAAAAGTAGAATGTTTTTACTTTCAGACCTTTCCAGGTAACTTAACTTTGCTTCTGTTCTCTGGAAACCTTATGTCAGgtattggttttatttctgtaattgTTAAGTCATTGGGATTACAAGACTAGTTTATTAAAATGCCAAGCATTTAAACATTTTCTCTAAACTGTTACTAAATTTTAGTTACAGAAACCCCAGAACCGGCAATGACTAGTGGTGTGTATAGGCCTCCTGGAGCCAGGTTAACCACGACAaggaaaacaacaccacaaggaCCACCAGAAATATATAGTGATACACAGTTCCCATCCCTGCAGTCCACTGCCAAGCACGGAGAAAGCCGGAAGTAAGTACTCCAATTGCCACACTTTGTTTTGGAACCTTATCCCTTGGTGGGAAATGGGATGTAGGAGAATTAAAAATCCAAATCTCAGGCTGCATCTGACAGGCAGCTGAGAATTAGGGTGGGAATTGGGTGCCCTGGAGGGGAAAAGGGGAAAGATTATCATAGAATGACTTTGCAGAAGTTTCTCATCCTGGTGTATGGTGGTCTGTAGCTATGACAGCTGCCATATTGTTCTCACAAGTTAGAATTCTTGTTATTGCTGGTTTATGTTCCCTGTAATTATGAAACCTGGAAATGAAAGGCCATATTGTAATGTATTCCCAATAAATTTGAATAGGTGAAAGACATTGGCATTTATAAATCTAATATTAAAATCTTATTTCAGCAGGTACTTAAAATGAATGCTCCCTGGAGTTTAATGACCACATATGGCACCTCCACATCCTGTTTAGGgccatgaattttttaaattaaaatgagaagaaGTGTAAATTATATCAGatggaaataattgttttttgggggggtgactTTTAAAGTAAATCCCAGCCTTTTTGCCGTTTTGAGACCACAGCTGGCTTGACTTTAAACCTCCACTTGGACTTGCTCCTCTGCTCTGTCCTGCAAAATAAGGGACAGTGACTCACCACACTCATCCTTTATCTGATGCACTCCCAGGAAGTAGATGTGAGGAGAAGTCATTGAATGTGGAGTAGAACTTTACTTGAGTGAACTTACTTatgcatagagagagagagaaagatgtatTGTCTGTCTGTTATCTGCTAACAGTAAAAGTGAGGCTTAGAAGTAATCACCATATTATTGGACAGCTTTTTAACTTTCCAGTTGTCTTCAAGTTGGTTCCAAAATAGGTTTGCAATTCATAGCACTGAATACTACAGTAGGTCTGCTGCCAGAAAATGGGACCATAGAGCCTCAGTTACAGTGTTCTATGTTTTCTGTTCAACCGAAGCCCTAAAAATGGTTTATAAGGATTTTATATACTAGttttcccctcctgtctctccctcaagATTCCTCTAaggggtggctttttttttttttttttttaactcaaggaagaatattttaaaaaaacttcaagaaatatttactgattacatttattttcccttagggataaagaaatggagaagagcTTTGAAGTAGTAAGACACAAAAGTAGAGGTAGGGATGAGGTTTCAAAAAACCAGGCCCTTAAACTTCAGCTAGACAACCAGTATGCTGTCCTTGAAACTCAGAAAAGCAGCCACACACAACACAGTTAAGGAATGGTCCTTGCTAACCCTTCTAAGGTAACTAGACCACAGCTAACCACCACGGACAGC
This window of the Saccopteryx bilineata isolate mSacBil1 chromosome 10, mSacBil1_pri_phased_curated, whole genome shotgun sequence genome carries:
- the CDV3 gene encoding protein CDV3 homolog isoform X1; protein product: MAETEERSLDNFFAKRDKKKKKERSNRAASAAGTTGAAGGSSGAAGAVGSGAGAGARPSDGGTAGAAGPGAATKTVTKDEDEWKEFEQKEVDYSGLRVQAMQISEKEEDDSEKREDPSDNWEEGGGGGGGAEKSSGPWNKTAPVQAPAAPVVVTETPEPAMTSGVYRPPGARLTTTRKTTPQGPPEIYSDTQFPSLQSTAKHGESRKDKEMEKSFEVVRHKSRGRDEVSKNQALKLQLDNQYAVLETQKSSHTQHS
- the CDV3 gene encoding protein CDV3 homolog isoform X2; its protein translation is MAETEERSLDNFFAKRDKKKKKERSNRAASAAGTTGAAGGSSGAAGAVGSGAGAGARPSDGGTAGAAGPGAATKTVTKDEDEWKEFEQKEVDYSGLRVQAMQISEKEEDDSEKREDPSDNWEEGGGGGGGAEKSSGPWNKTAPVQAPAAPVVVTETPEPAMTSGVYRPPGARLTTTRKTTPQGPPEIYSDTQFPSLQSTAKHGESRNRYLK